From Nicotiana tabacum cultivar K326 chromosome 20, ASM71507v2, whole genome shotgun sequence, one genomic window encodes:
- the LOC107793172 gene encoding acyl-coenzyme A thioesterase 2, chloroplastic isoform X2: protein MKPPTKPVCHHFFKPSSLNFHFNFLKYEENASLYTLISYFSTSQSYNSETKNFVKELNGDITSCPNLLRKKKSKFAHFLGSSNDNYLNTFVSPEKQLTGRNANTNSNISAEPPVEGSTGSSIREPNSLLLFMHHSPVKNAMWEARSSIFGRPSISAVAQSLQNDLIAKTPLRSRTSVLFKFSSDYELRERYRNPRNKIRIGKLVEDLDALAATISYKHCSSNDGSARSIKLVTASMEKMILKRSIRIDTDLTIEGAVIWVGSSSLEIQLEVIQSTPETCNTTESVALTANFTFVARDPMTGKSARINAILPETEKEKLLWKEAEERNKMRKEKREQQKMDTNGDNGNRLINKLLAEALLDRDSILIKETCLQNSLICQPEQRNIHGQIFGGFLMRKAFELAYATAYSFAGSTPCFVEVDCVDFLKPVDVGDFLQLKSCVLYTELENSSWPLINVEVVAHVTQPEHLSSEVSNNFYFTFTVCSDSLKNGLKIRNVVPGTEEEARLVIEHIDVNKQKRLKECV from the exons ATGAAACCTCCAACAAAACCAGTTTGTCACCATTTCTTCAAACCGTCATCTCTTAATTTTCATTTCAACTTTCTCAAGTATGAAGAAAATGCTTCACTCTATACACTCATTTCTTATTTTTCCACTTCACAATCATACAACTCCGAAACGAAGAATTTCGTTAAGGAGTTGAATGGCGATATTACTTCATGTCCAAACTTACTCCGAAAGAAAAAATCTAAGTTTGCTCACTTTCTTGGTTCATCTAACGACAATTACTTAAATACGTTCGTATCACCAGAAAAGCAATTAACAGGTCGTAATGCGAATACCAATAGCAATATTTCAGCTGAACCACCAGTTGAAGGCTCAACTGGTTCATCGATTCGAGAACCAAATAGTTTATTGTTGTTTATGCATCATTCGCCTGTGAAAAACGCAATGTGGGAAGCGAGATCGAGTATTTTTGGAAGGCCATCAATATCTGCAGTTGCTCAGTCTCTTCAAAATGATTTGATTGCTAAAACACCGTTGAGGAGTAGGACTAGTGTTTTATTCAAATTTTCTTCTGATTATGAACTTCGGGAGCGATATAGAAATCCCAGGAATAAGATTAGGATTGGAAAATTGGTAGAAGACCTGGATGCTTTGGCCGCAACCATTTCCTATAAG CATTGTTCCTCTAATGATGGAAGCGCTAGGTCCATAAAACTGGTGACTGCATCTATGGAGAAGATGATTCTGAAAAGATCTATTCGTATTGACACTGATCTCACTATAGAAGGGGCTGTTATATGGGTTGGATCTTCATCTTTGGAAATTCAACTTGAAGTGATACAATCTACACCAG AAACATGCAATACCACAGAGTCAGTTGCTCTTACAGCAAACTTCACATTTGTGGCCAGAGACCCTATGACTGGAAAATCAGCTCGAATCAACGCGATTTTACCtgaaactgaaaaagaaaaacttctTTGGAAAGAAGCAGAGGAGAGAAACAAaatgagaaaggagaaaagagaaCAACAGAAGATGGACACAAATGGAGACAATGGAAATAGGCTGATAAATAAATTGTTGGCTGAAGCTTTGTTAGATAGAGACAGCATTCTAATAAAGGAAACTTGTCTTCAAAATTCTTTGATTTGCCAACCTGAGCAAAGAAACATTCATGGTCAAATATTTGGAGGTTTCCTAATGAGGAAAGCTTTTGAATTGGCTTATGCAACAGCTTATTCATTTGCTGGAAGTACACCTTGCTTTGTGGAAGTTGACTGTGTTGATTTCTTGAAACCT GTAGATGTTGGAGATTTCCTCCAGCTCAAATCATGTGTTTTGTATACAGAACTCGAAAATTCATCTTGGCCTCTGATTAATGTGGAAGTGGTAGCTCATGTTACACAGCCGGAACATCTTTCCAGTGAG GTTTCGAACAATTTCTACTTCACCTTCACCGTTTGCTCGGATTCActaaaaaatggtttaaaaattaGGAATGTTGTCCCTGGTACAGAGGAGGAAGCACGGCTTGTTATCGAACATATTGATGTTAACAAGCAGAAGAGATTGAAGGAATGCGTGTAA
- the LOC107793172 gene encoding acyl-coenzyme A thioesterase 2, chloroplastic isoform X1, translating into MKPPTKPVCHHFFKPSSLNFHFNFLKYEENASLYTLISYFSTSQSYNSETKNFVKELNGDITSCPNLLRKKKSKFAHFLGSSNDNYLNTFVSPEKQLTGRNANTNSNISAEPPVEGSTGSSIREPNSLLLFMHHSPVKNAMWEARSSIFGRPSISAVAQSLQNDLIAKTPLRSRTSVLFKFSSDYELRERYRNPRNKIRIGKLVEDLDALAATISYKHCSSNDGSARSIKLVTASMEKMILKRSIRIDTDLTIEGAVIWVGSSSLEIQLEVIQSTPDHFPAETCNTTESVALTANFTFVARDPMTGKSARINAILPETEKEKLLWKEAEERNKMRKEKREQQKMDTNGDNGNRLINKLLAEALLDRDSILIKETCLQNSLICQPEQRNIHGQIFGGFLMRKAFELAYATAYSFAGSTPCFVEVDCVDFLKPVDVGDFLQLKSCVLYTELENSSWPLINVEVVAHVTQPEHLSSEVSNNFYFTFTVCSDSLKNGLKIRNVVPGTEEEARLVIEHIDVNKQKRLKECV; encoded by the exons ATGAAACCTCCAACAAAACCAGTTTGTCACCATTTCTTCAAACCGTCATCTCTTAATTTTCATTTCAACTTTCTCAAGTATGAAGAAAATGCTTCACTCTATACACTCATTTCTTATTTTTCCACTTCACAATCATACAACTCCGAAACGAAGAATTTCGTTAAGGAGTTGAATGGCGATATTACTTCATGTCCAAACTTACTCCGAAAGAAAAAATCTAAGTTTGCTCACTTTCTTGGTTCATCTAACGACAATTACTTAAATACGTTCGTATCACCAGAAAAGCAATTAACAGGTCGTAATGCGAATACCAATAGCAATATTTCAGCTGAACCACCAGTTGAAGGCTCAACTGGTTCATCGATTCGAGAACCAAATAGTTTATTGTTGTTTATGCATCATTCGCCTGTGAAAAACGCAATGTGGGAAGCGAGATCGAGTATTTTTGGAAGGCCATCAATATCTGCAGTTGCTCAGTCTCTTCAAAATGATTTGATTGCTAAAACACCGTTGAGGAGTAGGACTAGTGTTTTATTCAAATTTTCTTCTGATTATGAACTTCGGGAGCGATATAGAAATCCCAGGAATAAGATTAGGATTGGAAAATTGGTAGAAGACCTGGATGCTTTGGCCGCAACCATTTCCTATAAG CATTGTTCCTCTAATGATGGAAGCGCTAGGTCCATAAAACTGGTGACTGCATCTATGGAGAAGATGATTCTGAAAAGATCTATTCGTATTGACACTGATCTCACTATAGAAGGGGCTGTTATATGGGTTGGATCTTCATCTTTGGAAATTCAACTTGAAGTGATACAATCTACACCAG ATCATTTTCCTGCAGAAACATGCAATACCACAGAGTCAGTTGCTCTTACAGCAAACTTCACATTTGTGGCCAGAGACCCTATGACTGGAAAATCAGCTCGAATCAACGCGATTTTACCtgaaactgaaaaagaaaaacttctTTGGAAAGAAGCAGAGGAGAGAAACAAaatgagaaaggagaaaagagaaCAACAGAAGATGGACACAAATGGAGACAATGGAAATAGGCTGATAAATAAATTGTTGGCTGAAGCTTTGTTAGATAGAGACAGCATTCTAATAAAGGAAACTTGTCTTCAAAATTCTTTGATTTGCCAACCTGAGCAAAGAAACATTCATGGTCAAATATTTGGAGGTTTCCTAATGAGGAAAGCTTTTGAATTGGCTTATGCAACAGCTTATTCATTTGCTGGAAGTACACCTTGCTTTGTGGAAGTTGACTGTGTTGATTTCTTGAAACCT GTAGATGTTGGAGATTTCCTCCAGCTCAAATCATGTGTTTTGTATACAGAACTCGAAAATTCATCTTGGCCTCTGATTAATGTGGAAGTGGTAGCTCATGTTACACAGCCGGAACATCTTTCCAGTGAG GTTTCGAACAATTTCTACTTCACCTTCACCGTTTGCTCGGATTCActaaaaaatggtttaaaaattaGGAATGTTGTCCCTGGTACAGAGGAGGAAGCACGGCTTGTTATCGAACATATTGATGTTAACAAGCAGAAGAGATTGAAGGAATGCGTGTAA